Below is a genomic region from Nitrospira sp..
ATCACCGGGTTGAGACCGACATACTTGAGAAGCACGACGTCCTGCGCGAACCGTTCTTTGAGCGAGGATTCGATCATCGCATTGCCGCCGTACTTGATCACGACGGTCTTGCCCCGAAACGTGCGGATGTAGGGCAACGCCTCAATCAGGACATTGGCCTTCTTGATCAGCTTGTTCATTCCGTACTCCTCACAGACGGTGGGCGTGTCCTCGGAACGCTACCTTACCACGATCAGCATGACGGACACAGGCCCGACCTCCGGCAATCCTAGCGCCGCCTGGCCGCCTTCCGCTCTTGGCCTGGCGTGGCTGCGTCGGCTCGCGGATGCGCCTTGTCGTAGACGGCCAGGAGTTGGTCCATCGTGACATGCGTATACTTCTGAGTCGTACTCAGCGATGCATGCCCCAACATTTCTTGGATCGACCGCAAATCCGCTCCTTCGTCGAGAAGATGCGTCGCAAACGAATGGCGCAATGTATGGGGGCTGACCGAACCGCCGGTCAAGCCGCTGGAATGCTGCGCCACGATGCGGGCGACGCTCCTGGTCGTCAATCGTCCTCCCAGGCGATTGCGAAACAGGGGCACCCGAGACTGCTTCGAGGAACCGGCCGGTCGCGAGGGAATCGGGGCCTGCTTCAAGTATGCGCCGATCGCTCGAAGCGCCACATCCCCGATCGGCACGAGCCGTTCCTTTTGCCCCTTTCCCCGTAGATGAACGATCCCATCCGAGCGGCGGACATCTTCCAAGTCCAGCGCGACCACCTCGCTGACTCGAGCGCCTGTCGAATAGAGCGTCTCCAGCAGCGCGCAGTCTCTCGCCGATTGCGGGGGGTTGACGGGGGAACCTGTCATCACGGCGGCCGCCTCCTCCTTCGTCAGAACCCGGGGAAGCAGCTTGGGCTGCTTCGGCGTCCGGATATCCTGCGTGGGATCGCGCGTGACGAATCCGTCGCGTACCAGGAATCGGTAGAAGCTCCGGAGACTGGCCAGCTTCCGCGCCAGGGAACTGCGCCGTATCCCGCCTCGATCCAGCCACCGAAGGTAGGCGCGGACGGTCTCGCGGGATAGAGTTCCGGGATCCACGGGGGGCACGGCAAGGCGATGGGCAAGGAGAAAGCTGTGAAATTGACGGAGATCCGACGTATAGCCGCGCAGTGTCTCGGGCGAGGCGCGTCGCTCCGCGCGGAGGAAGGCTATGAAAGCCCGGATTGCGCCATCCATGCGGCAAAGTCCGTCAGCGCACGCTGGGCGATGAGACCACGCTTCTGCGATTTATCCCTCACCACCGCGGCCAGCGGTGGGAAGAGGCCGAAATTCGCGTTCATCGGCTGAAAACGCCCGGGATCTGAGGTGGTGATATGAGCTACGAGACTGCCGTGAGCCGTTGTCGGCGGAGGCGACAGCAAGGCCTCCCCGGCCAACGCGCGAGCCGCGTTGATTCCCGCGAGCCCTCCCATCGCAGCCGAATCCGTATAGCCTTCGACCCCGACCAACTGCCCGGCGAACAGCAACGACTCGCGGGCCTTGAGCTGAAGCGTGTTGCGAAGCAATTGGGGCGCGTTGATAAACGTATTGCGGTGAAGACTGCCATAACGGAGAAATTCCGCTTGTTCCAAGCCCGGTATCATTCGGAACACCCGCTTCTGCTCGCCATAGGTCAACTTCGTCTGGAACCCGACCAGGTTATAACAGGACCCATGGCTGTTCTCCGTGCGCAACTGCACGACTGCGAACGGCCGTCGCCCCGTGCGGGGATCCACGAGTCCCACCGGTTTCATCGGCCCGAACTGCATGGTCAGACGCCCGCGTTCCGCCATGACTTCGATCGGGAGACAGGCCTCGAAATACGGAGTTTTTTCAAATTCCTTCGGCTGCACTTTTTCAGCCGCGAGCAAGGCCTCGTAAAACTTGTCGTACCTCGATTCGTCCATCGGGCAGTTCAGATAGTCGTCTCCCCCCTTCTGGTAGCGCGAAGCACGAAAGACCACCTTCATGTCGATGGAGTCGGCATCGACGATCGGCGAGATCGCGTCATAGAAGTACAGATGGCGTGAGTGGGCGAGGGCTCCGATCGCCCGCGAAAGTTTGTCGGACGTCAACGGTCCCGACGCGATGACACAGACGCAGTCCTGAGGAATCTCGGTGATCTCTTCATGCAGGATCCGAATGTTGGCATGGCTCTCAAGAGCCTGAGTCACGTGGGAGGAAAACCGTTGACGATCGACCGCCAGCGCCGCTCCGGCCGGAACGCGCGCCTGTTCCGCGGCTCGAATCACCAGCGAATCAAGCCGGCGCATTTCCTCCTTCAGGATTCCCGGGGCCGTTGTGGAATCCGCGGATCCAAGCGAGTTCGAGCAGACCAGTTCGGCCAGGCTCCCCGTCTTGTGAGCCGGCGTCATCTCCTTCGGACGCATTTCATAGAGCGTCACTCTGGCACCGCGGTTGGCTGCCTGCCAAGCTGCTTCGGATCCGGCTAACCCGCCGCCAATAATGACGATGTCTTGACGCATGAGAGAGGAGTCCCAAAGAGGGATTTTTAAGGCGGACGCGCATTGTAGGAATCTCATTTTGACGATGTCAAGGCGATCATGCTCCAGATGCCTCGCGAGATCCCGCGAAAACTCGAAGAACAGGCGTTCTTGCGTTGAACGGCGGTCAGGGCCATGCTAGACTCGCGGCCTGTGGGCGATTAGCTCAGTGGCAGAGCGCTTCCTTCACACGGAAGAGGCCACAGGTTCGATACCTGTATCGCCCACCATCTGCTGCGCACGGGGCTGTGCCACTGCCGGTTTGAGCTCTCCCGACCGAAATCTCTCGAATTCTGGACAGATCTCCGGAGGTCGGTTACACTTCAGTTCGTCTACATCGAACTCTACCGACTAAGAGGGATGCACATGAAGACGACAGCTCGTGCCATGGGAGCCCTCCTGCTGCTGGCGCTCGCAGGGTGCACAGCCAACAAACAGACGGTCGATACGAATGGGGATTACGTCGCACCTGCCAGTATCTACAGTGTCATGGACAGTACCTCACTGGTCTACACCGATGTTGCGGCAGGCGCGCCGTTGAACGACCACCCATTGCGGTGGACGGCCTTTGTTATCCATCCAGCCGGGCAGGCGCTTGACTACGGGATCAACCGGCCGATCTTCTACGGCTTGTCGAGCAAGATGCCCTATCTCTTCGGTTACACCAGCGAAGACTCGATGTTGGACAACCAGCGTCGCTGATTCGACTCCCTTCTATTTGTACTAAACGTGTCAGCGCCGTCGGCTCGTTCCTTCAAGGGGACGCAGTCGCCGGCCGTTGTGCGGCTGGCAATCAAGATAGAGTTTCTGTATCCTCGGCTGCATGATTCTTCCGGAAGCGCGCTACGCACCTCCTCGCGGAACCGGTGTCGTTGTCGTATGCCTCGTCGGGCTGGCCTTGTTGCTAGGGGCCTGTGAAACGCCGAATCCACGGCAAGCCAACCTTCCTCCGTCAGAAAGTGACCTTGCACTTCTGAAATCGGAGTCGCTCTGCGAGCGCAAGGAGCATTTTCTCCAACGACACGCGCTCTCGTCCCTGAAAGTGACGCCGTGGGGCACGGGGCAGGAGATCATGGTCCCCGCCGATCAAAGCCCTCTCCACGGCGACGAGTCGTATTTTTTCGACGAAGATGGAATTCTCGCCGGCGTCCTCTACACGTTTCGCAGCGGTCTGGATCTGAAACCGTACCCGACGCTCCGGCATACTCTGTCTCTGCTCAAACCGGTCACGGAATTCTATCTCCACGTTCCGGGCTTGTCGACCGAATCGAGTTTCGATTCTTCCGCCCTCTACGAAACGGGCGACGAGAAAACGACCACGCAGTATCTGGTGATCGGCTTCAGGGAGCACCCGACCTTGTTGCAGGCTTCGGTCACGACCGATCCCTACGTCAGACTTTTCTCTCCCTACCGCCGGGAGTTCCTGGCCCGTCTGAAGTCGACCGGCACCCAGAAAGAAGGACAACGGATCGAACCACAGGGATCAGAGGACAAAGAGCCGTTTGCATCGCTCCAGCAGTTCGCCAGGGGACAGACCGCTCAACTCTCATACTGCGGACCACAGAATTATCGTGTTGCGGCGGATGCCTACCAGAAGGCTATTTCGGGCGGATTCACAAATAAGGTGTGGCAGGCGGAAGTCCACCACAAATACGGTCAAGCGCTCTTTGGACTCGGACAATACGAAAAGGCGAAAAGCGAAATGCTGCAGTCGTTGGCGATCCGGCCCAATACGCCGGATACCTTCAACAATCTCGGCTCGGTATACCTCAAGCTCGGCGACAAGACGGCGGCCCAGACGGCATTCGAAAAAGCCATCATCCTGCGACCCAACTATGCGATCGCTCGCTTCAACCTGGCGGAGACCGTCGAGCCCGTGAATCCTAAACGGGCCCTCACCGAGTATGAGACCTACCTGGCATTGGCGGATGGCATTCCCGAGGAAGCCGACCGCATTGCCCTCGTGCAACAACGCGTCAAAAAATTGAAACACTGACGGGTTGGACCGTTTACCGGCGGGCTTGTTCTTCTTCTTCCTGCAGGGTCTTGCACGCGATACAGAGGGTGGTGACAGGACGGGCCTTCAACCGTTGGTAGGGGATTTCTTCTTCGCACCGTTCGCAGATCCCATAGGTGCTCTTCTTCATCCGTTCCAACGCTTCATCGATTTTCTTGAGGAGCTTCTGTTCGCGCTCCTTGATACGCATCGTAAAATTCTGATCGACCTCGGCCGAAGCCTGGTCGCTGACATCCGGAAACGCCTCTTGACCGTCTCGCTTGGTGAGACCCTCTCCGGCCTCCTCCAAGATGGCAGCCCGCTGTTTTTGGAGTTCCTTGCGTATGGCGGAATACTTCCCGGCGCCGCCGGAAGATTGAACCTTTCGTTTGGGAACGGAAGGTTTCACTGAAGCGCTGCCGGTGCGTCTGACGTGGGGGCGTGCTTTCATACCAAAATTGCTTCCTGACGGCACCAGTACGGACTATACCAGGGGGGCCAAAAGAGGGTCAATGGGACGCGGGAACGCGCGGCGCGGAATTTCTACAGTTCCCGCCGGCCCTCGATGGATTTCAGCAGCGTGACCTCATCGGCATACTCAATATCCATCCCGACCGGGATCCCGTAGGCAATGCGCGAAACCCGAGTTCCCAACGGCTTGAGTTGATTGGTGAGGTAGATCGCCGTGGCCTCTCCTTCGATCGTCGGATTGGTCGCCAGAATCACTTCCACAACGCCCCCCAACTTGACCCGGTCGATGAGTTCCTCGGCGCGAATGTCCGACGGTCCCACGCCGTCGAGCGGCGACAGCGCCCCTAGGAGGACGTGATACAGGCCGCGATACCCTCCCGCACGTTCGATCGCATAGAGCGTACTGGGCTCCTCCACCACCAGGATCCGCGAACGGTCACGCTTCGGGTCGAGACAGAACTCGCACAAATCGCCTTCGGCGATGTTCCGACACTGACGGCAAAACGAAAGGCCGTCTTTGACCGCCCGCACCGCGTCAGCCAATCGCAGCGCGTCGTCTCGCTCAGCCTTCAACAGATGGAACGCCAGTCGTTGAGCAGTCTTCTGTCCGATACCCGGAAGGCGAACCAGCTCCCGAACCAGCCGCGCCAGCAATCCCTGTTGATCGACAGCCATGGTCGTTCGGCCCTAAAACAATCCAGGCATGTTCATGCCGCCGGTCACGGCTTTCATCTGCTCGGCCATCATGTCATGGGCCCTCCGAAGCGCTTCGTTCGTCGCAGCCAAAATCAAATCCTGCAGCATCTCCACGTCGTCGGGCTTGACCGCTTCGGGATTAATGCTGATCCCGACGAGTTGCATGGCGCCATTGGCCGTCACGGTGACGGTCCCGCCGCCAGCGGAACCGGTGGTGGTTTTATTCGCCGCCTCTTCCTGCAGCTTCGCCATTTGCTGCTGCATGGCCTGCGCCTGCTTCATGATGTTGGCCATGTTTCCAAACGGATTCTTCATTCCTCCACCTCTTTCTGCCGCGTCACCGGTCTGACGTCGGTGAGTTCTGCTCCGAAGATTTCCAACGCCCGTTTCACGACCGGATGGGCGCGCGCCTGCTCGAACAGCACCAGCCGCCGATCCTGCTCCCTTGCCGCTCTGATCTGCGCCATCGTGGGCCCCGGCGGAGCCTCCTCCGTCTGCTCAACGATGCGAAGTCGCATCGATTGACCGCTGAGTCTCGTGCAGAGCGCGGTCAGCGCCTGCATGTTGTCCGGTTTCTCAAGCATGGCTCGCGCCACAGTGGCCTGCTTGTCGAATCCGATCGTGATCACGCCGCCCTCAATGCCGACCAAACGCCCTCTCTCGAGAAAGGGTGCGACGTTGGGAAACGCTCGCCCCACTTCGTCCTGGAACTGCTCCCACTCCAGCGTCACCACAACGCCGCTCGGGGGCGATCCAGGTGCCGCCTCTATAGGGGCACGCACGGCGTCCTCTTTTGCATTCGCGGACTGCGCGGACGAAGTCCCCGTCTTTGCCGCAGTAGAGGCAAAGGGGTCTTGTGTGGCCGCCGCTTTGGCCGTTGCGGACACCTGACGTGTCGGCGACGACGCAGGGCCCGCGCGCAGCTCCGGCCCGAGACCTTTCTCCGTACGCGGCGCCGCCGGGATGGGCCGGCGCTCCGCTGCGAGCGGGCGAGCGGGTTGTCCCGCGGATGCTTCGCCTTTTCGAAGGAGGCGGGTCGCCTTCACCGATGCTGTCTCCAGCACGAACCGAGGATGGGCGCTGCTCCGAAGACTATCCTCAGCCTGGGTAAAGATAGCGAAGAGCTGTTGCAGTTGGTCAGGGTTAAACGCACCTTTATCCGACTCGAATTGCGCGAGGTCCTCCGAAGAGGTTTCGATTAACCGCGGCCATTCATGCGGCGCAGTGACCGAGACCACGAGCATGTTTCGCAGGTACTCAACGATCTCCGCGCAATAGGCCCGCAGGTCGTGTCCTCGATCCAACAGGGTCGACAAGACGTGCAGCGCGCCAGCGCTGTCCTGTGCGATAAGGGTTTGGATCATGGCTCGGACCAACTCTTGAGGTACCGCACCCAGCAGGAGTTCGAGATCTGCATGGACAACCGTCTTTCCCCCGAATGCCATCGCCTGGTCGAGTAAACTCAAGGCGTCGCGCATGCTGCCTTCACTGGCCCGAGCCAAGGCTGCGAGACTTCGATCTTCTACCGTAATGCCATCCTGCGCCGCCACGTGAAGAAGCCGCTCCACGATCTCGGTTCGGGCGATCCGCCGAAAATTGTAATGCTGGCAGCGCGACAGGATGGTCGCCGGTATCTTGTGGATTTCCGTGGTCGCGAAGATGAACACTACGTGCCCCGGAGGTTCCTCCAAAGTCTTCAGCAGCGCGTTGAACGCGGAGTTCGACAGCATGTGGACTTCGTCGATGATGTAGATCCGGTACTGTCCTCTGAACGGAGCAAACTTGACGTTTTCCCGGATCTCCCGCACATCGTCCACGCTCGTATTGGAGGCGCCGTCGATCTCGATCACATCGACCGAATTTCCCTGCGCGATCTCGCAGCAATTGACGCAGACGGCACATGGCGAGCCCGTCGGCCCGCGCTCGCAGTTAAGCGCCTTGGCAAGAATCCTGGCAACCGTGGTCTTGCCGACACCTCGTGTCCCGGAAAACAGATAGGCCTGCGCCACCCGCTTCGACTCAATGGCGTTCATCAGCGTCTGCACGACATGCGGCTGACCGATCACATCGTCGAAGGTGCCGGGCCGGTATTTGCGGGCAGAGACTTGGTAATCCATTGCGATTACTCAGTAGCCCTTCCACCACATGGCAGGATATTCAAACAGGCTATCCGACAAGGTCGCAGGGACTGAGAACTCCGAGGCGTACGGTTTTGGGGTACGTTTCAACATCCTGCATAGCGGGGCCAGGTGATCCTGCGGCACCCAGAACTGATTGCTTACCGTTGCTTCCTTCCGGACCTGGCGGGGTTCACAGGGTTCCGTTGCACAGGGCCTGGCCCCTTTTTCAAGGTGCTGAGTCCGGAGGAACGAGTTCTGAGCCTAGCCCTATTGAGCCCACCCTCGCGTCGTTGAAACTCAGCACACAGCACTTGCTACCCGGCACTGAACACTGAAGTCCGATACCATCCTCACAATCAGTGAGGCTCCGGGTCAAAACTCACTCATACCGAGGTGTCTATCCGCCCGCAACGATCACGATACTGCGACTAAGAGCGAACGGTTCACACGAAGTGTGGTTTGGCGGAGAGGGTGGGATTCGAACCCACGGTCCCGTTGCCGGGACGCATGCTTTCCAAGCATGTCGATTCGTCCACTCTCGCACCTCTCCGCAATTCTCGGAAATGTGATCTTAGCACGCGCGTTTTTGAGCGGCAAGGTGAGCGTTTGACGCTACTCCGATGCTTTCCTATACTGCCGGACGATCCGCGGAGAGGTCGCATGACGTGAATCTTGAAAGATGGACGAAGCTGCGGGCCCGTGGTACCAGCAGGGAATTCCTATGAGGAGATGGTTGGTCGCTAAGAAGGAGGCGCCGAGATGATTGCAATGGAGACGCTCACGCAATACGCCGTGCGATACGGCCTGCAAGCTGTGGTAGCGATCGGGATTTTCGCCGTCGGAGTGATCGTGGCGAGATGGGCGGGGAACCTGGCAAGACAGCAGCTTGAGCGCCACACGCTCGAGCCGCCGGTCCGGCTGCTGTTGGTTCGCGTCGTCAGAATCATCGTCCTGTTGTTCACGACGGTCATCGCCCTGGAGGCGCTCGGAGTGCCCATCGCTCCCTTGATCGCAGGCATCGGCGTCGCCGGCGTGGGGATCGGACTCGCGCTCCAAGGTGTACTCGGCAACGTCATGGCCGGGCTGTCCATTATCTTCACGAAACCCTACCGGGTCGGCGAGCACATCTCGGTGTTGGGCGTGCACGGAGATGTCGTCATGATCGACATCTTTTCCACCGTCCTCATGCACGCGGATCACTCCCGCGTGATCATCCCGAATCGGAAGATCATCGGAGAGATTCTTCATAATTTCGGCACGATCCGTCAAATGACTCTCACCGTCAACATCGCGTACACGGCCGATATGGACCGGGCATTGGCCATCACGCGGGAGGTGCTCCAGAGCCACCCCAAGATCCTGAAGGATCCAGCTCCGTCGGTCGGTATCAGCGCGCTCGGCCAGCCGGCCATCACCATTGCCATTCAACCCTGGACGGCCGTCGCGGATTACGGTTCGACCCAAGGGGAAATCAACAAGGCAGTGATGGAACGGTTTCGGGCCGCGCAGATCGAGTTTGCCCCTTCCGCCGTTGTACCAAGGCCCTAGGCTCGTCATCCGCCATCGCGGGGATCGAACCGGAACGGTTTCGTCCGTCGCCGCGGAATCGCCCTCACTCAGGAGCATCTTGCATCCAGCCCAGAAAGATTGTTCATATAGGATCAGCGGGGCGGGTACAACTGCTTACGCAGTTCTTGCCAATGACATCGGTCTCCCGCGGCACCGACCTGGCTCGTCGTCAGGCTGCGGGTGTGATTATTGCCAAAGCCGTGAGGATTCGGTTATACACCTGAGTCTCGCTCGAGTTGATTCGACCGACGATTCTCGCAATCAACCCATCGGAAGGCCGTCCACGGAATTAAGGGGAATTTGACGTTCATGCGAGGATCCTCGACCCTGAACGCCTGGGCAATCGTCCTGGCTCTCTGTTTGGCTTTTCCCTTAGCCGCACTCGCCTCGGACACCGATGTAGCGCCCGGTCCTCCGGCCCCGGTCCCCATCGATATTGTGACCTTGAAAGACGGCAGCATTCTGTACGGCGAGGTCATCGAAATGACCGAGGGGACGCTGCTCCTCAAGACCGTGGACAGCGCCGACAAGGCATTCAAGGTCAAGTGGAGTGAGGTGTCCAAGCTGACCGTGACCCATCCTCTCCCGTTCCATTTGAAGGAGGGTACGATCTTGGTAGGCACGACCCAAGCGGACAAGGACGGTTTCCTCCTGCTGAAAGTGGAATCGCTGGCCGAACCCCTGACGATTCCAGTCGGATCGGTCGCCTCCATCAACCCCCTCGTTCAGCCACCGGTTGTTTTCGTCGGCGCGGTGACGGCCGGCATCTCGACAGCGAACGGCAACACCAATTTTCAAAACGCCAGTTTCCTGTTGGACCTCACCGGACGCAGTGAAAAGCTGCGGCTGCTCTTGAACGGCCGGTATGTCTACAACGAGAACAACGGCCAACTCGCCGCCCGGAATGCCCGTGGCACGATCAAGCTCGACTTCTTTTTCACCAAACGTTTCTATGCCTTTACCAGCGCCTACTTCGAGCAGGATACATTCCAGGATCTGAACCTTCGGACCGCACTGGCGACCGGACCGGGCTATCAGTTTATCGACCTGGGCGATTTTTCCGGCCCGTACTTCAAGGACATCACCCTGTCGGGTGAGTTCGGCGTCAGCTATTTCAATGAGGATTTCAAGAATCTTCCCGATCAGTCGTCCGTGCGCGGACGAGGATCTCTGAGGCTCAATTGGCCCATGCTGGATGAGCGAATCGTGCTCTATCATTTCGGCGAATTTTTCCCCTCTTTCCAGAACAGTCAGGACTACTACATCACGATGGACCAGGGCATCCGGTTAAAGCTTATCGAAGGGTTCGTCGCGAATTTTCAGTACACCTACCGCTATAACAACAAACCCCCGGCCGGTGTTCAGAGCACTGACACGCTGTATCTCATCACGTTCGGCTACAATTTCGACACGACGCGACGGCGTTGACTTCGGCTGAAAGTCTCTCTCCTCAATCACTCGATACAAGGAGGGTTCCGATGTTGAAAGAATTCAGGGATTTTGCAATGAAGGGCAACGTGCTCGACATGGCCATCGGCGTCATTATCGGAGGAGCGTTCGGAAAGATCGTTTCATCGCTCGTCAGCGACATTCTGATGCCGCCCATCGGGTTGCTGATGGGGAAGGTGGATTTTTCCAGTCTGTTCCTGACCTTGTCGGGTACCCCACAACCCTCGCTGGTTGCAGCCAAGGCGGCGGGAACGCCGACCCTCAATTACGGCGTATTTCTCCAGAGCGTGTTCGACTTTCTTATCGTCGCCTTCGTGATTTTCATGCTGGTCAAACAAGTCAACCGCTTCAAGCGAGAGGCTCCGCCGGCACCACCGGCCGGCCCTACCAATGAAGAGAAATTGCTGATGGAGATTCGAGACGCGATCAAGAACCAGCGGCATTGAGTATGATGCCATTCCTGAATTCTACGGTCGGCGAGGAACCGCTCCCTCCTCGCCGCGCACGGGAGATCCGTTTCCGTCTGACATAAGAGGGGCCCATCGAAAAGCCAAGGAGGAGTCAATGCGAGGCAAGAGACTGGCAGCGTTCGTCCTGGGATTAGTCGTCACGGTCGGAGTGACGGGGGAGAGCGGTGCCGCCTGGTACTTGCAGGAAGAGGCGCCGAATGACAGCACGAGCCGGGCGCTCAACGAGATGACGGCCAAAGCCAAGGAGGTACCCCCTCCAGCGGATCCGCGCGATCTGCGGATCGCAGAACTGGAACGTATGGTGGCGGAGCGGGACAAGGAAATCGCTAGGCTGAACGGACTGTCGGGCGATTTGAGCCAGGCAAAGGGCCGGAGTGGCGATCTGGAGCGCCAACTGGCCGATCGCGACCGGGAGCTCGCCGATCGTACTCACGAATTGGCGGCACTCCGTTCGAGTGCGAGCGATTCTGAAAAACTTGCCCAACAGCTGTCCTCGACACAACGGGATCTCGAATTCTCGAAGAACCGTACGGTTGATCTTGAGAGGCAGATGAGCACCCTCTCAGCCTCCTCCGGTGCGGAGATCGCTGCCCTTCAGGCCGGCGCAGACGACAAGGACAAGCTCGCCGCCGAGTTGGCAGCGTCGAAACAACGGACAGCGGAGCTTGAAGCGCAGTGCGCAGCCCTCGGAAGCGCCGCGGGCGAGCGAGATAGACTCACGGCCGAGGTGGCGGCAGCCAAACAGCGGACCGCCGACCTTGAGAAGCAGCTGGCCGATCGTGATCGGGATCTCACAGGACTTCGCGGTGACCTCTCGGCGGAGAAGGATACACTCATGGCCGAGGTGGCCTCGGCCAAGCAGCATACGGCCGATCTCGAAAAGCAGCTGGCGGACCGGAATCGGGAACTGGCGAGCCTTCGCGGTGACCTCTCGGCGGAGATGGCGAAGCTGAAGGAAGCCGAACGCGGCCTGATCCGGGCGCTTAGACCCCAGATCGACAAGAAAAACATCACCGTCGACTTGAACAACGAACGGCTCCTCATCAACCTGAACTCCGGCTACCTGTTCGACTCCGGAGACGATCAGCTCAAGCCAGGGGGTGCTGAGGCCTTGAAACAGGTCGGCGCGATTCTGAAGGAATTCCCCGAATACCACGTCGCGGTGGACGGGCACACGGACAACCGGCCGATCCGTGCCGCACTGAAAAGCAAATTTCCGTCCAACGTGGAACTGTCTGAAGCGCGCGCGCGGAATGCCGCAGAGGCGCTGGCCGGTGGCGGATTCTCTGGAGCATCCACCGCCGGCTACTCGGATACCAAACCGGTGGCCTCCAATACCACCGATGCCGGACGGGCCCAGAACCGACGGGTGGAAATCCGCGTGACCAGATAGCGCACCCCCCACGGCGGCAGGAGCCTTCATCAGGAAGGCCCCTGCCGCTGAAGCTCCCCCTCAAGAAATCGAGCCGATCCTCACGGTTGAACTTGG
It encodes:
- a CDS encoding tyrosine recombinase XerC gives rise to the protein MDGAIRAFIAFLRAERRASPETLRGYTSDLRQFHSFLLAHRLAVPPVDPGTLSRETVRAYLRWLDRGGIRRSSLARKLASLRSFYRFLVRDGFVTRDPTQDIRTPKQPKLLPRVLTKEEAAAVMTGSPVNPPQSARDCALLETLYSTGARVSEVVALDLEDVRRSDGIVHLRGKGQKERLVPIGDVALRAIGAYLKQAPIPSRPAGSSKQSRVPLFRNRLGGRLTTRSVARIVAQHSSGLTGGSVSPHTLRHSFATHLLDEGADLRSIQEMLGHASLSTTQKYTHVTMDQLLAVYDKAHPRADAATPGQERKAARRR
- the trmFO gene encoding methylenetetrahydrofolate--tRNA-(uracil(54)-C(5))-methyltransferase (FADH(2)-oxidizing) TrmFO, which codes for MRQDIVIIGGGLAGSEAAWQAANRGARVTLYEMRPKEMTPAHKTGSLAELVCSNSLGSADSTTAPGILKEEMRRLDSLVIRAAEQARVPAGAALAVDRQRFSSHVTQALESHANIRILHEEITEIPQDCVCVIASGPLTSDKLSRAIGALAHSRHLYFYDAISPIVDADSIDMKVVFRASRYQKGGDDYLNCPMDESRYDKFYEALLAAEKVQPKEFEKTPYFEACLPIEVMAERGRLTMQFGPMKPVGLVDPRTGRRPFAVVQLRTENSHGSCYNLVGFQTKLTYGEQKRVFRMIPGLEQAEFLRYGSLHRNTFINAPQLLRNTLQLKARESLLFAGQLVGVEGYTDSAAMGGLAGINAARALAGEALLSPPPTTAHGSLVAHITTSDPGRFQPMNANFGLFPPLAAVVRDKSQKRGLIAQRALTDFAAWMAQSGLS
- a CDS encoding tetratricopeptide repeat protein yields the protein MVPADQSPLHGDESYFFDEDGILAGVLYTFRSGLDLKPYPTLRHTLSLLKPVTEFYLHVPGLSTESSFDSSALYETGDEKTTTQYLVIGFREHPTLLQASVTTDPYVRLFSPYRREFLARLKSTGTQKEGQRIEPQGSEDKEPFASLQQFARGQTAQLSYCGPQNYRVAADAYQKAISGGFTNKVWQAEVHHKYGQALFGLGQYEKAKSEMLQSLAIRPNTPDTFNNLGSVYLKLGDKTAAQTAFEKAIILRPNYAIARFNLAETVEPVNPKRALTEYETYLALADGIPEEADRIALVQQRVKKLKH
- a CDS encoding TraR/DksA C4-type zinc finger protein — translated: MKARPHVRRTGSASVKPSVPKRKVQSSGGAGKYSAIRKELQKQRAAILEEAGEGLTKRDGQEAFPDVSDQASAEVDQNFTMRIKEREQKLLKKIDEALERMKKSTYGICERCEEEIPYQRLKARPVTTLCIACKTLQEEEEQARR
- the recR gene encoding recombination mediator RecR: MAVDQQGLLARLVRELVRLPGIGQKTAQRLAFHLLKAERDDALRLADAVRAVKDGLSFCRQCRNIAEGDLCEFCLDPKRDRSRILVVEEPSTLYAIERAGGYRGLYHVLLGALSPLDGVGPSDIRAEELIDRVKLGGVVEVILATNPTIEGEATAIYLTNQLKPLGTRVSRIAYGIPVGMDIEYADEVTLLKSIEGRREL
- a CDS encoding YbaB/EbfC family nucleoid-associated protein produces the protein MKNPFGNMANIMKQAQAMQQQMAKLQEEAANKTTTGSAGGGTVTVTANGAMQLVGISINPEAVKPDDVEMLQDLILAATNEALRRAHDMMAEQMKAVTGGMNMPGLF
- the dnaX gene encoding DNA polymerase III subunit gamma/tau — translated: MDYQVSARKYRPGTFDDVIGQPHVVQTLMNAIESKRVAQAYLFSGTRGVGKTTVARILAKALNCERGPTGSPCAVCVNCCEIAQGNSVDVIEIDGASNTSVDDVREIRENVKFAPFRGQYRIYIIDEVHMLSNSAFNALLKTLEEPPGHVVFIFATTEIHKIPATILSRCQHYNFRRIARTEIVERLLHVAAQDGITVEDRSLAALARASEGSMRDALSLLDQAMAFGGKTVVHADLELLLGAVPQELVRAMIQTLIAQDSAGALHVLSTLLDRGHDLRAYCAEIVEYLRNMLVVSVTAPHEWPRLIETSSEDLAQFESDKGAFNPDQLQQLFAIFTQAEDSLRSSAHPRFVLETASVKATRLLRKGEASAGQPARPLAAERRPIPAAPRTEKGLGPELRAGPASSPTRQVSATAKAAATQDPFASTAAKTGTSSAQSANAKEDAVRAPIEAAPGSPPSGVVVTLEWEQFQDEVGRAFPNVAPFLERGRLVGIEGGVITIGFDKQATVARAMLEKPDNMQALTALCTRLSGQSMRLRIVEQTEEAPPGPTMAQIRAAREQDRRLVLFEQARAHPVVKRALEIFGAELTDVRPVTRQKEVEE
- a CDS encoding mechanosensitive ion channel family protein, with amino-acid sequence MIAMETLTQYAVRYGLQAVVAIGIFAVGVIVARWAGNLARQQLERHTLEPPVRLLLVRVVRIIVLLFTTVIALEALGVPIAPLIAGIGVAGVGIGLALQGVLGNVMAGLSIIFTKPYRVGEHISVLGVHGDVVMIDIFSTVLMHADHSRVIIPNRKIIGEILHNFGTIRQMTLTVNIAYTADMDRALAITREVLQSHPKILKDPAPSVGISALGQPAITIAIQPWTAVADYGSTQGEINKAVMERFRAAQIEFAPSAVVPRP